A genome region from Schlesneria paludicola DSM 18645 includes the following:
- a CDS encoding type III polyketide synthase: MHVAIAGIGTAVPDHQCEQEEAGEVAAQYCSATPEQAHMLSVLYRMSGVNTRGSVVLESADGILTDRQEFFPPCTPESPNGPTTEARLNIYAEKAGPLALTASKRALEQSETSPQAITHLITVTCSGFVAPGFDFTLIKQLPLRSDVARTQIGFMGCHAALNALRVARAFVAADPTAVVLVCCVELCTLHYQYGWNPEQIVANSLFADGAAACVIRAEIPAVTGSVLESQQRPISRILASGSTLLPDSEDAMTWRVGDHGFRMTLSTRVPGLLEAHLRPWLTSWLKQYDLRPEEISTWAAHPGGPKILNAFADTMSIPREQLSVSREIMQTHGNMSSPTVLFVLDRLRSKQASGPCVAIGFGPGLVAEATLLA, from the coding sequence ATGCATGTCGCTATCGCTGGAATTGGAACCGCTGTCCCCGACCACCAGTGCGAGCAAGAAGAGGCCGGCGAAGTCGCCGCACAGTATTGCTCCGCCACTCCTGAGCAGGCTCACATGCTGAGCGTGCTCTACCGCATGTCGGGCGTCAATACCCGCGGCAGCGTGGTTCTGGAAAGCGCTGACGGCATTTTAACGGATCGACAAGAGTTCTTTCCGCCCTGCACGCCTGAATCCCCTAACGGTCCAACCACCGAAGCCAGACTAAACATCTATGCGGAAAAGGCGGGGCCACTGGCCCTGACCGCATCGAAACGGGCTTTAGAACAAAGCGAAACGTCCCCTCAGGCCATCACGCACCTGATTACGGTCACTTGCAGTGGTTTCGTCGCCCCAGGCTTCGATTTCACGTTAATCAAACAGCTTCCCCTGCGATCCGACGTGGCGCGCACTCAGATTGGTTTCATGGGGTGCCATGCGGCATTGAACGCCTTGCGCGTCGCGCGTGCCTTCGTCGCGGCTGATCCGACGGCAGTCGTCCTGGTCTGTTGCGTCGAGCTCTGCACCCTGCACTATCAGTACGGCTGGAATCCGGAACAAATTGTTGCCAATTCCCTGTTCGCGGACGGTGCGGCAGCCTGCGTCATCCGGGCCGAAATACCAGCGGTTACTGGTTCCGTGCTGGAATCGCAACAGCGACCGATCTCTCGCATTCTCGCCAGCGGATCGACTCTCTTACCCGACTCGGAAGACGCGATGACCTGGCGCGTGGGCGACCACGGATTTCGAATGACCCTTTCGACGCGGGTTCCCGGTTTGCTGGAAGCCCACCTGCGTCCCTGGCTCACCTCCTGGCTGAAACAATACGACCTGCGTCCCGAAGAGATTTCGACGTGGGCCGCGCATCCAGGCGGGCCGAAGATTCTGAATGCATTCGCCGACACCATGTCGATCCCGCGAGAACAATTGTCGGTTTCGCGTGAAATCATGCAAACACACGGAAATATGTCGTCACCGACCGTCTTGTTCGTCCTGGATCGCCTGCGTTCCAAACAGGCGAGCGGTCCCTGCGTCGCGATCGGATTCGGCCCCGGCTTGGTCGCGGAAGCCACATTGCTCGCGTGA